In Oenanthe melanoleuca isolate GR-GAL-2019-014 chromosome 10, OMel1.0, whole genome shotgun sequence, a single window of DNA contains:
- the PLIN1 gene encoding perilipin-1 isoform X2, whose protein sequence is MTVKKTQALQDGNAKENVLQRVLQLPVVSSTCETLQRKYSSTKESHPLMASVCEVYERGVQGAGALAMWGMEPVVRRLEPQFAVANNLACRGLDHLEEKIPALQYPVDKLASELKDTISCPLQSAKSTIGSSVDKIRELAAEGYEATKSTVETTAKYTRKNSVTQMAAAGVDTALGGLEKLMEYLLPEEDEEADKKPKKKHLSTPKASQQQPSTTTTTTTLSTPSAPSAPRASSAPSAPSAPSTPRVLSTSSAARAPSAPSTPSTPSAPSTLGRIGALVSTVSHRAYQQTTQSLQRAKTKGQELASWIPILGSLAKPSAPVAPQARSDGQGSAGWPTRRQSKAPEQRQEKAGKKDTSHTKGQEPGLVGSVAQNLQTACASGISSVKKVPAVAWDAAEGLILFTPRRLSRAMETVDALGGTLVSAPKHLLGTLYSYVPLRRQSVKEEEACRGSKTDTEKKEKKEEEEETKPAAASSEEKSQLRSDWRQYRGHHPLSFLGLEDPLFLRHNYYRSPAFDPDYPFPRKSAFSPYNRRVSEGSYRFSPESMYGRAYYGNFYSPVFKKD, encoded by the exons ATGACGGTGAAGAAGACTCAGGCTCTGCAGGATGGAAATGCCAAG GAGAACGTGCTGCAGagggtgctgcagctgcccgTGGTGAGCTCCACCTGCGAGACGCTGCAGCGCAAGTACAGCAGCACCAAGGAGTCGCACCCGCTGATGGCCTCGGTGTGCGAGGTGTACGAGCGCGGCGTGCAGGGCGCCGGCGCCCTGGCCATGTGGGGCATGGAGCCCGTGGTGCGCCGGCTGGAGCCCCAGT TCGCTGTGGCCAACAACCTGGCTTGCCGGGGCCTGGACCACCTAGAGGAGAAGATTCCTGCTCTCCAGTACCCTGTCGACAAG CTCGCATCTGAACTGAAGGACACCATCTCCTGCCCCCTACAAAGTGCCAAAAGCACCATTGGCAGCTCTGTGGATAAGAtcagggagctggcagcagaggggtATGAGGCCACCAAAAGCACAGTGGAAACAACAGCCAAGTATACGAGGAAGAATTCAGTGACCCAGatggcagctgcaggggtcgacacagccctgggagggcTGGAGAAGCTGATGGAATACCTGCTGCCAGAGGAGGATGAAGAAGCAG ATAAGAAGCCCAAAAAGAAACATCTGTCAACACCCAAggcctcccagcagcagcccagcactaCCACCACTACCACCACTCTCagcactcccagtgctcccagcgctcccagggcttccagtgctcccagcgctcccagtgctcccagcactcccagggtTCTCAGCActtccagtgctgccagagctcccagcgctcccagcactcccagcactcccagtgctcccagcaccctgggCCGGATTGGTGCTTTGGTCAGCACCGTGTCCCACCGCGCTTACCAGCAAACCACCCAAAGCCTCCAGCGTGCCAAAACcaaagggcaggagctggcctCCTGGATCCCCATCCTG ggcagcctggccaAGCCGAGTGCCCCCGTGGCCCCCCAGGCCCGCAGTGATGGGCAGGGCAGCGCGGGTTGGCCGACCCGGCGCCAGAGCAAGgcaccagagcagaggcaggagaaggcagggaagaaagaCACCAGCCACACCAAG ggacaggagcccgGGCTCGTGGGCAGCGTGGCTCAGAACCTGCAAACCGCCTGTGCCTCCGGCATCTCCAGCGTGAAGAAAGTCCCGGCCGTGGcctgggatgcagcagaggGCTTGATCCTCTTCACCCCCCGCAGGCTGTCCAGGGCCATGGAGACAGTGGATGCTCTCGGGGGCACCCTCGTCAGTGCCCCTAAGCATCTGCTGGGCACCCTGTACAGCTATGTGCCG CTCCGCAGGCAGTCGGTGAAGGAAGAAGAAGCATGCAGGGGCAGCAAGACTGACAcggagaagaaagagaagaaggaggaagaggaggagaccAAGCCTGCTGCCGCCTCCAGTGAGGAGAAATCCCAGCTGAGGAGCGACTGGCGGCAGTACCGCGGCCATCACCCCCTCtccttcctggggctggaggatCCCCTCTTCCTGCGGCACAACTACTACCGCAGCCCTGCCTTCGACCCCGACTACCCATTCCCGCGGAAATCCGCCTTCTCCCCCTACAACCGGCGCGTCAGCGAGGGCTCCTACCGCTTCAGCCCCGAGTCCATGTACGGCCGGGCCTACTACGGCAACTTCTACAGTCCTGTCTTCAAGAAGGACTGA
- the PLIN1 gene encoding perilipin-1 isoform X1 produces the protein MTVKKTQALQDGNAKENVLQRVLQLPVVSSTCETLQRKYSSTKESHPLMASVCEVYERGVQGAGALAMWGMEPVVRRLEPQFAVANNLACRGLDHLEEKIPALQYPVDKLASELKDTISCPLQSAKSTIGSSVDKIRELAAEGYEATKSTVETTAKYTRKNSVTQMAAAGVDTALGGLEKLMEYLLPEEDEEADKKPKKKHLSTPKASQQQPSTTTTTTTLSTPSAPSAPRASSAPSAPSAPSTPRVLSTSSAARAPSAPSTPSTPSAPSTLGRIGALVSTVSHRAYQQTTQSLQRAKTKGQELASWIPILGSLAKPSAPVAPQARSDGQGSAGWPTRRQSKAPEQRQEKAGKKDTSHTKQGQEPGLVGSVAQNLQTACASGISSVKKVPAVAWDAAEGLILFTPRRLSRAMETVDALGGTLVSAPKHLLGTLYSYVPLRRQSVKEEEACRGSKTDTEKKEKKEEEEETKPAAASSEEKSQLRSDWRQYRGHHPLSFLGLEDPLFLRHNYYRSPAFDPDYPFPRKSAFSPYNRRVSEGSYRFSPESMYGRAYYGNFYSPVFKKD, from the exons ATGACGGTGAAGAAGACTCAGGCTCTGCAGGATGGAAATGCCAAG GAGAACGTGCTGCAGagggtgctgcagctgcccgTGGTGAGCTCCACCTGCGAGACGCTGCAGCGCAAGTACAGCAGCACCAAGGAGTCGCACCCGCTGATGGCCTCGGTGTGCGAGGTGTACGAGCGCGGCGTGCAGGGCGCCGGCGCCCTGGCCATGTGGGGCATGGAGCCCGTGGTGCGCCGGCTGGAGCCCCAGT TCGCTGTGGCCAACAACCTGGCTTGCCGGGGCCTGGACCACCTAGAGGAGAAGATTCCTGCTCTCCAGTACCCTGTCGACAAG CTCGCATCTGAACTGAAGGACACCATCTCCTGCCCCCTACAAAGTGCCAAAAGCACCATTGGCAGCTCTGTGGATAAGAtcagggagctggcagcagaggggtATGAGGCCACCAAAAGCACAGTGGAAACAACAGCCAAGTATACGAGGAAGAATTCAGTGACCCAGatggcagctgcaggggtcgacacagccctgggagggcTGGAGAAGCTGATGGAATACCTGCTGCCAGAGGAGGATGAAGAAGCAG ATAAGAAGCCCAAAAAGAAACATCTGTCAACACCCAAggcctcccagcagcagcccagcactaCCACCACTACCACCACTCTCagcactcccagtgctcccagcgctcccagggcttccagtgctcccagcgctcccagtgctcccagcactcccagggtTCTCAGCActtccagtgctgccagagctcccagcgctcccagcactcccagcactcccagtgctcccagcaccctgggCCGGATTGGTGCTTTGGTCAGCACCGTGTCCCACCGCGCTTACCAGCAAACCACCCAAAGCCTCCAGCGTGCCAAAACcaaagggcaggagctggcctCCTGGATCCCCATCCTG ggcagcctggccaAGCCGAGTGCCCCCGTGGCCCCCCAGGCCCGCAGTGATGGGCAGGGCAGCGCGGGTTGGCCGACCCGGCGCCAGAGCAAGgcaccagagcagaggcaggagaaggcagggaagaaagaCACCAGCCACACCAAG cagggacaggagcccgGGCTCGTGGGCAGCGTGGCTCAGAACCTGCAAACCGCCTGTGCCTCCGGCATCTCCAGCGTGAAGAAAGTCCCGGCCGTGGcctgggatgcagcagaggGCTTGATCCTCTTCACCCCCCGCAGGCTGTCCAGGGCCATGGAGACAGTGGATGCTCTCGGGGGCACCCTCGTCAGTGCCCCTAAGCATCTGCTGGGCACCCTGTACAGCTATGTGCCG CTCCGCAGGCAGTCGGTGAAGGAAGAAGAAGCATGCAGGGGCAGCAAGACTGACAcggagaagaaagagaagaaggaggaagaggaggagaccAAGCCTGCTGCCGCCTCCAGTGAGGAGAAATCCCAGCTGAGGAGCGACTGGCGGCAGTACCGCGGCCATCACCCCCTCtccttcctggggctggaggatCCCCTCTTCCTGCGGCACAACTACTACCGCAGCCCTGCCTTCGACCCCGACTACCCATTCCCGCGGAAATCCGCCTTCTCCCCCTACAACCGGCGCGTCAGCGAGGGCTCCTACCGCTTCAGCCCCGAGTCCATGTACGGCCGGGCCTACTACGGCAACTTCTACAGTCCTGTCTTCAAGAAGGACTGA